A segment of the Asinibacterium sp. OR53 genome:
ATCATATTCTTGCGATGGGTTTCCACCGTTCTGTAACTGATGTGCAGCGCTTCGGCTATTTTTTCATTGGTATATTCTTTCGCCAAAAGTTGTACGATCTCTTTTTCGCGCTCTGTAAATGTTACGGGCTCTTCTGCAGTTTCCTTTTTTTGTTCTTTATAGCTATCGATGATGCGGTTGCTGACTGCTTCGCTAAAGAAAAACTGTCCGCTCATAACACGGTTGATACCTTCTACCAACTCGTGCCGGGTGCAGCTTTTTAACAGATATCCAGCTATGCCTGCCTGTACCATTTCGGCAATGATCTCTTCTTCGTCGTGCGTGGTGAGAATGAGGATCTTTATCTGTGGCTTGTGTTGTTGTATCCATCGCGTCAACTCCATGCCATCCGGCCTGGGCATGCTGATATCGATCAGGCATACGTCCACTTCCGTTTTGTTGAGCCAATCAATTACCTGTTCGCCGTTTTCCGCTGTTGCCGCGATCTCGAAATTGGGTTCTGTTCTAAGTAATGAAACCAAACCGTCGAGTAGTACCCGGTGATCGTCGGCAATCAATAGTTGTATCCTTTTCGATGCCACTGCTTTCATATACGTAAATCTAAAGGCTGCGCCGCTGTTTCACAATACCAATATTCCGGTAGCAACCCGGTATCAGGTGTATGGAATTTCAATGATGATGGTGGTTCCCATGCCAGGCTGGCTGTCAATGTCAATGGTTCCGCGCATGTTTTTGGTGCGCGACTGCATATTGTTGAGTCCGTTTCCCACCGTATTTTCACGCACCGCATCAAAGCCACGGCCATCGTCTTCAATGGTAATATTGATATGGCGCTCATAACGAACCAATTGCACTGTTGCGTTCCTGGCGTGTGCATGCTTTACAATGTTGTTCATGGCTTCCAGCACCACCTGGTAAATACCCAGCTCTACTGTTTCATGTAGTCGTTCTGTGAACCCGTATGTGGTGTAATTGATGTGTATGACCGATTGATGACTGATCCGGTTGAACAGGCTTTGTAGTGCGGCGATCACGCCCAGTCGCGATAAGGTAGCCGGCATGATATTATAAGCGATGTTCTTCATTTCCTGCATGGCTTCATCGAGTAATACCAGTACTTCTTTCAGGTTTTCTTTTTCCTGACCAGGCATGGTGCCTGTTTCTTCTACGGCCGACAGTTTGAGTTTGGTGGCCGATAAGAGCGAACCCAATGTGTCGTGCAGGTCATCGGCAATTCTTTTTCTTTCCCTGTCGGCCGCTGCAATGGTAGTGCGCAGATTTTCCTGCTGCTGCATGTTCAATGCGGCCTGGAAATGATTCCTTTGTCGCAGGCTATACCATTTGTAGAGCAGCCATGCGATCAGGATACTGGCACAAGCGATGCCAATACTGAGGTCTTTCCATAGCTTCTGCCGGTTCAGTGCAGCGTCCTGTAGCCGTTGCTGGGCTTCCATCTTGTAACGGTTCTCTTTTTCCAGCAGTACACGTTGGTTGTTTTCGGCCACGATGCTATCCCTTACCTGGGTAAAACGAAGATGATAAGCATAAGCGCTGTCGTAATTGCGCAATGAGGCAAAAGCAATAGACAATTGCTCATAGGCATCCTGCAAACATTCCATATAGATCAGTTCCTGGGAAATGGACAATCCTTTTCTCAAAAGGGAAAGCGCTTGCGGATACTGTTTCAGGCGGTTATAAATGGTGCCTCCATTTACATAATAACGCGCCAGGTCGTAACGGTTGATCCATCGGATGTATTGTTCGCTGATGTGGAGCGCAGCAAGACTGTATTGCAGTGAATGTGGCAGGTCGTTCATTTGCGCATAGACTTCAGCCAGCTTGTTGTCGGCATATGCCAGTTGCTCATTTTTATTGGCGTTGAGTACTA
Coding sequences within it:
- a CDS encoding response regulator transcription factor, which codes for MKAVASKRIQLLIADDHRVLLDGLVSLLRTEPNFEIAATAENGEQVIDWLNKTEVDVCLIDISMPRPDGMELTRWIQQHKPQIKILILTTHDEEEIIAEMVQAGIAGYLLKSCTRHELVEGINRVMSGQFFFSEAVSNRIIDSYKEQKKETAEEPVTFTEREKEIVQLLAKEYTNEKIAEALHISYRTVETHRKNMMLKTKARNLAGLLRFASNQGLIRL
- a CDS encoding sensor histidine kinase gives rise to the protein MNLKTASLVLAIALVNGILAQQPAGSDAAIGHAKKVLLQTWIQKDTGGALIALRNTGVAFHLARRYDSAILYFKEGLKLAVSRRQYYLELHDFRPALNNDFFLLGNYTGAMEISVDGLARAEALNNPERIAHFKGVIGYILMKQGKLEVAKQYFIDFLKLADELHDKSLEAKGLFYLADLTILEKNYANAISYIHKAIAVFDDSQVVLNANKNEQLAYADNKLAEVYAQMNDLPHSLQYSLAALHISEQYIRWINRYDLARYYVNGGTIYNRLKQYPQALSLLRKGLSISQELIYMECLQDAYEQLSIAFASLRNYDSAYAYHLRFTQVRDSIVAENNQRVLLEKENRYKMEAQQRLQDAALNRQKLWKDLSIGIACASILIAWLLYKWYSLRQRNHFQAALNMQQQENLRTTIAAADRERKRIADDLHDTLGSLLSATKLKLSAVEETGTMPGQEKENLKEVLVLLDEAMQEMKNIAYNIMPATLSRLGVIAALQSLFNRISHQSVIHINYTTYGFTERLHETVELGIYQVVLEAMNNIVKHAHARNATVQLVRYERHINITIEDDGRGFDAVRENTVGNGLNNMQSRTKNMRGTIDIDSQPGMGTTIIIEIPYT